One genomic region from Curtobacterium sp. 9128 encodes:
- a CDS encoding DivIVA domain-containing protein, protein MTPVPTTFPTAPRSVLGYDIDEVERFLEDARRAYTANDSAPGIEAAKIRATAFSMKKGGYSTQHVDAALERLEDAFASREREREIADVGQKTWYAEARTKASDVVERLDRPDGQRFHRVNVLSTGYHPKDVDAFAKRLGGYFREGKPLSLTEVRSIVFRPKHGGYREAQVDALLDAVVEVMLAVR, encoded by the coding sequence ATGACGCCCGTGCCCACGACGTTCCCGACAGCCCCCCGCTCGGTCCTCGGCTACGACATCGACGAAGTCGAGCGTTTCCTCGAGGACGCGCGTCGCGCCTACACGGCGAACGACAGCGCACCAGGCATCGAGGCGGCGAAGATCCGCGCGACGGCCTTCTCGATGAAGAAGGGCGGGTACTCGACGCAGCACGTGGACGCCGCGCTCGAACGACTCGAGGACGCGTTCGCCTCCCGCGAGCGTGAGCGCGAGATCGCCGACGTCGGGCAGAAGACCTGGTACGCCGAGGCCCGCACGAAGGCATCCGACGTCGTCGAGCGGCTGGACCGCCCGGACGGGCAGCGCTTCCACCGCGTGAACGTCCTGTCGACCGGCTACCACCCGAAAGACGTCGATGCCTTCGCGAAGCGCCTCGGCGGGTACTTCCGAGAGGGCAAGCCGCTCAGCCTCACCGAGGTGCGGTCGATCGTGTTCCGCCCGAAGCACGGCGGCTACCGCGAGGCCCAGGTCGACGCGCTGCTCGACGCGGTCGTCGAGGTCATGCTCGCCGTCCGGTAG
- a CDS encoding phosphatidate cytidylyltransferase, translated as MPRRDEGVDRPTADDPRPPAKGLRHDFDARARAARSDFEAQIRQRRASFDARNEALTARTGRNLPAAIAIALAFAVVMLGSLLIWTPAFMVVAAFLIGFAAWELASAMRFAGRDVPRIPSVATGIAMVPAAFLGGQVQALFTILGGIVLISVWRLVEVAVSRDRPSAGNVFRDLTNGLFVQAYVTLLGACVVLLSAQDGGPLWVVGFILVVVAVDTGAYATGLNLGKHPMAPRISPKKTWEGFAGSVAASILVGIIVSWLMLGLPWWTGIVLGVLISGSATLGDLTESMIKRDLGIKDISSFLPGHGGLLDRIDSILPSAAVAYVLYLIVNH; from the coding sequence ATGCCGCGTCGAGACGAGGGCGTCGACCGCCCGACAGCAGATGACCCACGGCCGCCGGCGAAGGGGCTCAGGCACGACTTCGATGCCAGGGCCCGCGCCGCGCGGTCGGACTTCGAGGCGCAGATCCGCCAACGACGTGCGTCCTTCGACGCCCGCAACGAGGCGCTGACCGCGAGGACCGGCAGGAACCTCCCCGCAGCCATCGCGATCGCCCTGGCCTTCGCCGTGGTGATGCTCGGCTCGCTCCTGATCTGGACCCCGGCGTTCATGGTCGTCGCCGCGTTCCTGATCGGGTTCGCCGCGTGGGAGCTCGCGAGTGCGATGCGGTTCGCGGGGCGCGACGTCCCGAGGATCCCGAGCGTCGCCACCGGCATCGCGATGGTGCCGGCCGCGTTCCTCGGTGGCCAGGTCCAGGCGCTCTTCACGATCCTCGGCGGCATCGTCCTGATCAGCGTCTGGCGCCTGGTGGAGGTCGCGGTCAGTCGCGATCGCCCGTCGGCAGGGAACGTGTTCCGCGACCTGACGAACGGGCTGTTCGTCCAGGCGTACGTCACCCTGCTCGGCGCATGCGTGGTGCTGCTGTCCGCGCAGGACGGCGGGCCGCTGTGGGTCGTCGGGTTCATCCTGGTCGTCGTCGCGGTCGACACGGGTGCCTACGCGACGGGGCTGAACCTCGGCAAGCACCCCATGGCGCCGCGGATCAGCCCGAAGAAGACGTGGGAGGGCTTCGCCGGCTCCGTCGCCGCGAGCATCCTCGTCGGCATCATCGTGTCGTGGCTCATGCTCGGGCTCCCGTGGTGGACGGGCATCGTCCTCGGTGTGCTGATCTCGGGGTCGGCCACGCTCGGCGACCTGACCGAGTCGATGATCAAGCGCGACCTCGGCATCAAGGACATCTCGTCGTTCCTGCCCGGGCACGGTGGGCTCCTCGACCGCATCGACAGCATCCTGCCGTCCGCTGCCGTCGCGTACGTGCTGTACCTGATCGTCAACCACTGA
- a CDS encoding alpha/beta family hydrolase gives MSDAADAPGTEDTHDTEDTHDTEDTEIRSGTVLPAVRTDIELVTDDHLTLVGELAEPRGRPSRGAIVTLHPLPTAHGFMDSHVLKKAAARLPELADIAVLRFNFRSVTSPRGTSEGTFGDGVSEGFDLRAAVADVAARGLPTPWLVGWSFGTEVILKHALEHVDAGTVAGVVLLSPPLHRTSDDELARWADVTVPVVALVPEHDDFLQPEAAERRFAVAPNVRVVPVAGAKHLWVGERYVRIVLDAIADLVVPGSAPLPTHVTH, from the coding sequence ATGAGCGACGCCGCGGACGCACCCGGCACCGAGGACACACACGACACCGAGGACACACACGACACCGAGGACACCGAGATCCGGTCCGGCACGGTGCTCCCAGCCGTGCGGACCGACATCGAGCTCGTCACCGATGACCACCTCACCCTCGTCGGGGAGCTCGCAGAGCCACGGGGCCGTCCGTCGCGCGGCGCGATCGTCACGCTGCACCCGCTGCCGACCGCGCACGGGTTCATGGACTCGCACGTCCTGAAGAAGGCTGCTGCCCGGTTGCCGGAGCTCGCGGACATCGCGGTGTTGCGGTTCAACTTCCGCTCGGTGACCTCTCCCCGCGGGACGTCAGAGGGCACGTTCGGCGACGGTGTCTCCGAGGGCTTCGACCTCCGAGCAGCGGTCGCCGACGTCGCCGCACGCGGCCTGCCCACCCCGTGGCTGGTCGGGTGGTCCTTCGGGACCGAGGTGATCCTCAAGCACGCGCTCGAGCACGTCGATGCCGGCACGGTCGCGGGCGTGGTCCTGCTCTCACCGCCGCTCCACCGCACGAGCGACGACGAGCTCGCACGATGGGCCGACGTCACCGTGCCGGTCGTCGCCCTGGTCCCGGAGCACGACGACTTCCTGCAGCCGGAAGCGGCCGAGCGGCGCTTCGCCGTCGCGCCGAACGTCCGCGTCGTCCCGGTGGCGGGTGCGAAGCACCTCTGGGTGGGGGAGCGGTACGTGCGCATCGTGCTGGACGCGATCGCGGACCTGGTGGTACCCGGGAGCGCGCCGCTGCCGACGCACGTCACGCACTGA
- a CDS encoding lytic transglycosylase domain-containing protein — protein sequence MVSERRAALNRIRTAETPVPLANPAAVNRATANPAAAAAVTQPVIAPKSVADNRVSDATQAVAHAEAVPSTPSDPRIVKQRRATTAQRRPGLALSSSTAKTADTTLNGFMRRRSTIPALSFFAVAFLAGGSLFNPLQADVAQAAVSTPVLTKAPAPQVYTAHGTYGSFEVSRDGYEVTKPAPKVVTPPVTETDDTAATSTAKKAVTPSNSIAAVAATPDPGSAQAIALELVSARGWGTDQYNCLVSLWNKESGWRVNAYNPSGAYGIPQALPGSKMASAGADWQTNPATQITWGLNYISGVYGTPCGAWGHSQSFNWY from the coding sequence GTGGTCAGCGAACGCCGCGCGGCACTGAACCGAATCCGCACCGCGGAGACTCCGGTTCCACTGGCGAACCCGGCAGCAGTGAACCGGGCCACGGCGAACCCGGCGGCAGCGGCCGCGGTCACCCAGCCGGTGATCGCTCCCAAGTCCGTGGCGGACAACCGCGTCAGCGATGCCACACAGGCCGTCGCGCACGCAGAGGCAGTTCCGTCCACGCCGTCGGATCCGCGCATCGTCAAGCAGCGGCGCGCCACGACCGCGCAGCGCCGCCCAGGGCTCGCACTGTCGTCGTCGACGGCCAAGACCGCCGACACGACGCTCAACGGCTTCATGCGCCGTCGCTCGACGATCCCCGCGCTGTCCTTCTTCGCCGTGGCGTTCCTCGCCGGCGGCTCGCTCTTCAACCCGCTGCAGGCCGACGTCGCCCAGGCTGCGGTCTCGACGCCCGTGCTGACGAAGGCCCCGGCCCCGCAGGTCTACACGGCCCACGGCACGTACGGCTCGTTCGAGGTCTCCCGTGACGGCTACGAAGTCACGAAGCCCGCGCCGAAGGTCGTCACCCCGCCGGTGACCGAGACCGACGACACGGCTGCGACGTCGACCGCGAAGAAGGCCGTCACCCCGTCGAACAGCATCGCCGCCGTCGCCGCGACCCCTGACCCGGGCAGCGCGCAGGCCATCGCGCTCGAGCTCGTCTCCGCCCGCGGGTGGGGCACCGACCAGTACAACTGCCTCGTCTCCCTCTGGAACAAGGAGTCGGGCTGGCGCGTCAACGCGTACAACCCGAGCGGTGCCTACGGCATCCCGCAGGCGCTCCCCGGCAGCAAGATGGCCTCGGCCGGCGCCGACTGGCAGACCAACCCCGCGACGCAGATCACGTGGGGACTCAACTACATCTCCGGTGTCTACGGCACGCCGTGTGGTGCGTGGGGTCACAGCCAGTCCTTCAACTGGTACTGA